The following proteins come from a genomic window of Limnohabitans sp. 103DPR2:
- a CDS encoding Trm112 family protein, producing the protein MDTKLLELLVCPVTKGHLDVQRELQELWSRSARLAYPIRNGIPILLENEARTLSDEELESLKPRTPLV; encoded by the coding sequence ATGGACACGAAATTACTCGAACTGTTGGTTTGCCCAGTCACCAAGGGCCATTTGGATGTGCAACGCGAATTGCAAGAGCTGTGGTCGCGCAGTGCGCGTTTGGCTTACCCCATTCGAAATGGCATTCCGATCTTGCTAGAAAACGAAGCACGCACACTCAGTGACGAAGAATTGGAATCACTTAAACCCCGTACGCCTTTGGTCTAA
- a CDS encoding asparaginase has translation MQAKNQKIVVLGTGGTIAGESSSASEGLSYKAAQRGIDVLLQSVAEIGQGLPEALSGYQFESEQVAQLDSKDMDFATWYHLAQRCEAWLSQDDVAAVVITHGTDTLEETAYFLSRVIANEKPIVLTCAMRPANFKDADGPQNLRDALTLASVAKGAGVWMVAAGEIHHSQHVQKVHPTRLNAFDSGEAGLAGTVIQDHVTWRSEFAPVAQPNKIKLSHLPDPASWPWVEVIMNHVQASSKLVDLLINAGVRGIVLAGTGNGSVSTDLKEGLLRAQDAGVQIRVASRCNQGPVIVTASHIFPVLSGLSPVKSRVALILDMVSKPTD, from the coding sequence ATGCAAGCAAAAAATCAAAAAATTGTTGTTTTAGGCACCGGCGGCACGATTGCGGGCGAGTCCAGTTCGGCTTCTGAGGGGCTCAGTTACAAGGCTGCTCAGAGGGGGATTGATGTCTTGCTCCAGTCTGTTGCAGAAATCGGACAGGGTCTTCCAGAGGCCTTGAGCGGCTACCAATTTGAATCTGAACAAGTGGCGCAGCTGGACAGCAAAGACATGGACTTTGCCACTTGGTATCACTTGGCTCAGCGTTGTGAGGCTTGGCTATCGCAGGATGATGTGGCGGCGGTGGTGATCACCCATGGCACGGATACGCTGGAGGAAACGGCTTATTTCTTGTCCCGTGTCATTGCCAATGAAAAACCCATTGTGCTGACTTGTGCCATGCGTCCTGCCAATTTCAAAGATGCCGATGGCCCCCAAAATTTGCGAGACGCATTGACGTTGGCATCAGTTGCCAAAGGCGCTGGTGTTTGGATGGTGGCAGCTGGCGAAATACACCACAGTCAGCATGTTCAAAAAGTACATCCCACGCGGTTGAATGCCTTTGACTCGGGCGAAGCTGGCTTGGCAGGCACAGTCATTCAGGACCATGTGACATGGCGTTCAGAGTTTGCGCCAGTGGCTCAGCCCAACAAAATCAAGCTTTCTCACTTACCTGATCCCGCATCATGGCCATGGGTTGAAGTCATCATGAACCATGTGCAAGCCAGTTCTAAGCTGGTAGATCTGCTAATCAATGCCGGCGTACGAGGCATCGTGCTTGCAGGAACAGGCAACGGCTCTGTCAGTACCGATTTGAAGGAAGGGCTGCTGCGTGCGCAAGATGCGGGCGTGCAAATTCGTGTTGCCAGTCGGTGCAACCAAGGGCCTGTGATCGTGACGGCGTCACACATCTTCCCTGTGCTGTCAGGATTGAGCCCAGTCAAATCAAGAGTGGCTTTGATACTGGACATGGTGTCCAAGCCAACCGACTGA
- a CDS encoding NAD(P)/FAD-dependent oxidoreductase: protein MDRIQTVVIGAGVVGLAVARKLALEGQEVLLLESADAFGTGTSSRNSEVIHAGIYYPQGSLKAQLCVQGRQRLYAYCRERNIAHQQCGKLIVATSPEQVAQLSAIQAKATANGVVGADALRLLTKSEALAKEPALNCEAALWSPSTGIVDSHALMLSYLGDFENAGGLLALNSRFESAQVLQQEGATQFLVRTVDGTELLAQSVVNAAGLSAPDVARKFLGMNTAHLPKAYYAKGNYFSLSGKSPFKTLIYPVPEAAGLGVHLTLDLAGQAKFGPDVEWVDSPDNLEVDPRRGDAFYAEVRKYWPGLADGALQASYAGIRPKINAPHKAAADFAILGPQALKVNGLVHLMGIESPGLTSSLAIAERVCTLLQR, encoded by the coding sequence ATGGATCGAATACAAACAGTGGTGATCGGGGCTGGGGTGGTGGGCCTGGCGGTTGCGCGCAAGCTGGCGCTTGAAGGTCAAGAGGTCCTGCTGCTCGAGTCTGCAGATGCCTTTGGCACAGGCACCAGCTCGCGCAACAGTGAAGTGATTCACGCCGGTATCTATTACCCCCAAGGGTCCCTCAAGGCGCAACTTTGCGTGCAGGGTCGCCAACGTCTTTATGCCTACTGTCGTGAGCGCAACATTGCGCACCAACAGTGTGGCAAATTGATTGTGGCGACTTCGCCCGAGCAAGTGGCGCAATTGAGTGCAATTCAAGCCAAAGCGACGGCCAATGGCGTTGTGGGGGCGGATGCGCTGCGGCTGTTGACTAAATCGGAAGCCTTGGCCAAGGAGCCGGCTTTGAATTGTGAAGCCGCCTTGTGGTCGCCTAGCACCGGCATTGTGGACAGCCATGCTTTGATGCTGAGCTACTTAGGTGATTTTGAAAATGCTGGCGGTTTGTTGGCACTGAATTCGCGCTTTGAATCCGCGCAAGTGTTGCAGCAAGAGGGTGCCACTCAGTTTTTAGTCCGCACCGTCGATGGCACTGAGTTGTTGGCGCAAAGTGTGGTCAACGCAGCTGGTTTATCAGCCCCCGATGTGGCTCGGAAATTCTTGGGCATGAACACTGCGCATTTGCCCAAGGCTTATTACGCCAAAGGCAATTATTTCAGTTTGTCTGGCAAGTCACCATTCAAGACGCTGATCTATCCGGTGCCCGAAGCAGCAGGCTTGGGTGTGCACTTAACTTTGGACTTGGCGGGCCAAGCGAAGTTTGGACCTGATGTGGAATGGGTGGACTCTCCTGATAATTTAGAGGTTGATCCGCGCAGAGGGGATGCGTTTTATGCCGAGGTACGAAAGTACTGGCCTGGCTTGGCCGACGGCGCTTTGCAAGCTTCTTATGCCGGCATACGGCCCAAGATCAATGCGCCTCATAAAGCCGCGGCAGACTTTGCCATACTGGGCCCGCAAGCCTTGAAAGTGAATGGATTGGTTCACTTGATGGGAATTGAGTCACCCGGCCTGACAAGCTCATTGGCCATTGCTGAGCGGGTGTGTACTTTGCTTCAGCGGTGA
- the lpxK gene encoding tetraacyldisaccharide 4'-kinase — translation MQWLHQLPRHWQTTSVITYLLWPIELLYKLAWFVRRSLFALGFIQTHKLDATVIVVGNVVAGGGGKTPLTMAIVQRLTQQGHQVGVVSRGYGRTQDQIQLVNAQSSADQVGDEPLLIFQKCQVPVAVGANRVATAQQLLHQYPNIRFIVCDDGLQHAALQRDIEICVMDSMGIGNGHLLPAGPLRESWPRTVDLLLHTQRRTLAEGFESTRQLSAQAINGLGQSIELTALQNQSVEVVCGIAKPKAFAHMLEERGIQIAQFHALPDHANFSNWHASHPHLKLLCTEKDAIKLWATHPEAFAVPLLFEPELSFWQAFDALVNTRHRYH, via the coding sequence ATGCAATGGCTTCATCAACTGCCACGCCATTGGCAAACCACTTCAGTCATCACCTATTTGTTGTGGCCCATCGAACTGCTTTACAAATTGGCCTGGTTTGTTCGGCGCTCATTGTTCGCCTTGGGATTCATTCAAACACACAAGCTTGATGCCACTGTCATTGTGGTGGGCAATGTGGTGGCGGGAGGCGGCGGCAAAACCCCGCTCACGATGGCCATCGTGCAACGCTTGACACAACAAGGTCATCAAGTGGGTGTGGTGTCCAGAGGCTACGGACGCACGCAAGATCAAATTCAGCTGGTCAACGCGCAAAGTTCAGCCGATCAAGTAGGTGATGAGCCCTTGTTGATTTTTCAGAAGTGCCAAGTCCCCGTCGCAGTAGGCGCCAATCGCGTCGCTACGGCACAGCAGCTCTTGCATCAGTACCCCAACATCCGCTTCATTGTTTGCGATGATGGCTTGCAACATGCAGCGCTTCAAAGGGACATCGAAATTTGCGTCATGGACAGCATGGGCATCGGCAATGGGCACCTGCTACCGGCCGGCCCCTTGCGAGAGTCTTGGCCCAGAACTGTCGACTTGTTGCTTCACACGCAGCGCAGAACTTTGGCTGAAGGCTTCGAGTCCACTCGCCAACTCAGTGCGCAGGCCATCAATGGCTTGGGTCAATCCATCGAATTGACTGCGCTCCAAAATCAATCTGTTGAAGTGGTGTGTGGTATTGCGAAACCAAAGGCTTTCGCCCACATGCTGGAAGAGCGCGGCATTCAAATTGCACAATTCCATGCCCTGCCCGATCACGCCAACTTTTCAAACTGGCACGCATCCCATCCCCATTTGAAATTGCTGTGCACAGAGAAAGACGCCATCAAGCTTTGGGCAACTCACCCTGAAGCTTTTGCGGTTCCTCTGCTGTTTGAGCCAGAATTGTCGTTCTGGCAGGCATTCGATGCACTCGTCAACACCCGTCACCGTTATCATTGA
- the adk gene encoding adenylate kinase: MRLILLGAPGAGKGTQAAFICEKFSIPQISTGDMLRAAVKAGTPLGLQAKAVMESGGLVSDDLIINLVKERIAQADCANGFLFDGFPRTIPQADAMKAAGVKLDYVLEIDVPFDAIIERMSGRRSHPASGRTYHVKFNPPKVEGKDDVTGEPLVQREDDKEETVKKRLDVYSQQTRPLVAYYSDWAKAEAHAAPQYRAISGMGSVEDITQRAMQALGAA; encoded by the coding sequence ATGAGACTGATTCTTTTAGGCGCACCTGGTGCGGGCAAAGGTACGCAAGCGGCCTTCATTTGCGAGAAATTTTCCATCCCGCAAATCTCCACAGGCGACATGTTGCGTGCCGCTGTAAAAGCGGGCACCCCGCTCGGTCTTCAAGCCAAAGCCGTCATGGAATCGGGCGGCCTGGTCAGCGACGACCTCATCATCAACTTGGTCAAAGAACGCATTGCGCAAGCAGATTGCGCCAATGGCTTCTTGTTTGATGGCTTCCCTCGCACCATTCCCCAAGCTGATGCCATGAAAGCCGCAGGCGTCAAACTCGACTACGTGCTCGAAATTGATGTGCCCTTTGATGCCATCATTGAGCGCATGAGCGGACGTCGCTCACACCCTGCGTCTGGCCGCACCTATCACGTCAAATTCAATCCACCCAAAGTGGAAGGCAAAGACGATGTCACCGGCGAACCCTTGGTTCAACGCGAAGACGACAAAGAGGAAACCGTCAAAAAGCGCTTGGACGTCTACAGCCAACAAACACGCCCCTTGGTGGCCTATTACTCCGATTGGGCTAAAGCTGAAGCACACGCTGCGCCTCAGTACCGCGCCATCAGCGGCATGGGCTCAGTGGAGGACATTACCCAGCGCGCCATGCAAGCTTTGGGCGCTGCCTGA
- a CDS encoding MotA/TolQ/ExbB proton channel family protein, which yields MLSIIQAAGWPIWPLILCSIFALAIIFERIFALRTSKVLPANALTKAIDSTRQGFPSDASLQELAQMGSVGPIFAAGLQTLALNPSASHQDVRESMEMEGRMAAQGLERYLNALATLASAAPLLGLLGTVIGMIELFGLQSPGQQQPVELAHGISVALYNTALGLLVAIPCLMAWRFFKAKVDRMVLQMEWASERFARHLAAMRD from the coding sequence TTGTTAAGCATCATACAAGCCGCAGGTTGGCCCATTTGGCCTTTGATCCTCTGCTCCATTTTTGCACTCGCTATCATTTTCGAGCGCATCTTTGCTTTGCGAACGTCCAAAGTGCTGCCAGCAAACGCGCTAACCAAAGCCATCGACAGCACACGACAAGGCTTCCCCTCCGATGCAAGCCTTCAAGAATTGGCCCAAATGGGTTCCGTTGGACCCATTTTTGCAGCGGGCCTTCAGACATTGGCGCTCAATCCCTCCGCCAGTCACCAAGACGTGCGAGAAAGCATGGAAATGGAAGGCCGAATGGCGGCGCAAGGACTTGAGCGTTACCTGAACGCTTTGGCCACATTGGCGTCTGCGGCACCCTTGCTTGGCTTGTTGGGAACCGTCATTGGCATGATTGAATTGTTTGGTTTGCAATCGCCTGGACAACAACAACCCGTTGAACTGGCCCACGGCATTTCGGTGGCGCTGTACAACACGGCATTGGGCCTGTTGGTCGCTATTCCTTGCCTCATGGCATGGCGTTTTTTCAAAGCCAAGGTCGATCGCATGGTGCTCCAAATGGAGTGGGCATCCGAGCGTTTTGCAAGACATTTGGCCGCCATGCGCGATTGA
- a CDS encoding superoxide dismutase, producing MEHTLPALPYAIDALAPHYSQETLEFHHGKHHNAYVVNLNNLQKGTEFESMSLEEIIKKSSGGIYNNSAQIWNHTFFWNCMKPNGGGEPTGALAAAINAKFGSYAAFKEAFVKSAVGNFGSGWTWLVKKADGSVDIVNMGAAGTPLTTADKALLTVDVWEHAYYIDYRNMRPKFVETFLDKLVNWSFAEANFA from the coding sequence ATGGAACATACCCTGCCAGCACTGCCTTATGCCATCGACGCATTGGCCCCTCACTACAGCCAAGAAACTTTGGAATTTCACCATGGCAAGCACCACAACGCTTACGTTGTGAATTTGAACAATTTGCAAAAAGGCACTGAATTTGAATCAATGTCTTTGGAAGAAATCATCAAGAAATCCAGCGGCGGTATCTACAACAATTCCGCTCAAATCTGGAACCACACCTTTTTCTGGAACTGCATGAAGCCCAACGGCGGTGGTGAACCTACAGGCGCTTTGGCTGCTGCCATTAACGCCAAATTTGGCTCCTACGCTGCGTTCAAAGAAGCTTTTGTCAAAAGCGCCGTGGGCAACTTCGGCTCTGGCTGGACATGGTTGGTTAAAAAGGCTGACGGTAGCGTCGACATCGTCAACATGGGCGCCGCAGGCACACCCCTGACAACAGCCGACAAAGCCTTGTTGACAGTGGACGTTTGGGAACATGCTTACTACATTGACTACCGCAACATGCGTCCTAAGTTTGTTGAAACATTCTTGGACAAGTTGGTCAACTGGTCTTTCGCAGAAGCCAATTTCGCTTAA
- a CDS encoding SDR family NAD(P)-dependent oxidoreductase: protein MKLFNLTGKVAIVTGASRGIGRSIAFQLARAGAKVVVSSRKLDACEAVVKEIQAEGGTAMAISASIAVKDQLQAMIQKTKETWGPIDILVCNAASNPYYGPATGMSDEIFNKVMHNNVLSSTWLCNMVYPDMKARKDGAIVLVSSVGGLHGSAVIGAYNISKAADMQLARNLAVEWGPDNIRVNCIAPGLIRTDFAKALTDDPVKAGMVENETPLRRIGEPDDIGGIAVLLASAAGKYITGQTIVADGGMMIR from the coding sequence ATGAAACTGTTCAACCTCACTGGCAAAGTTGCCATCGTCACAGGCGCCAGCCGCGGCATTGGCCGATCCATCGCATTTCAATTGGCCCGCGCAGGCGCCAAAGTGGTGGTGTCGAGCCGTAAATTGGACGCCTGCGAAGCGGTGGTCAAGGAAATTCAAGCCGAAGGCGGCACGGCCATGGCCATCAGCGCCAGCATTGCAGTCAAGGACCAACTGCAGGCGATGATTCAAAAAACCAAAGAAACGTGGGGACCGATCGACATCTTGGTCTGTAATGCCGCCAGCAACCCCTACTACGGCCCTGCTACCGGCATGAGCGATGAGATCTTCAACAAAGTGATGCACAACAACGTGTTGTCCAGCACTTGGCTTTGCAACATGGTCTATCCAGACATGAAGGCTCGCAAAGATGGCGCCATTGTCTTGGTGTCATCGGTCGGTGGTTTGCACGGCTCCGCCGTCATTGGGGCTTACAACATTTCCAAAGCAGCCGACATGCAACTGGCTCGCAACTTGGCAGTTGAATGGGGTCCCGACAACATTCGCGTCAACTGCATCGCGCCAGGCCTCATTCGCACTGACTTTGCCAAAGCCTTAACAGACGACCCCGTGAAAGCGGGCATGGTTGAAAACGAAACGCCCTTGCGCCGCATTGGTGAACCCGATGACATTGGCGGCATTGCCGTTTTGCTGGCCAGTGCCGCGGGCAAATACATCACGGGTCAAACCATCGTGGCCGATGGTGGCATGATGATTCGCTGA
- the kdsB gene encoding 3-deoxy-manno-octulosonate cytidylyltransferase: MSRSFTVLVPARLASTRLPNKPLADIQGLPMVVRVAQRAALSNASQVVVAADSPDIVSACEAHGIKALLTRIDHPSGSDRLAEASTLLGLTDDDVVVNVQGDEPLIDPDLIDQVASLLAQRPSASMSTAAHAIHQLAEFTNPNVVKVVLDQAQLALYFSRAPIPWWRDGNTQGIQQLPSPAPLRHIGIYGYRVGFLKAFPQLPPAPIESCEALEQLRAMWHGHKIAVHVTEKAPGPGVDTPEDLARVRELFKA; encoded by the coding sequence ATGAGTCGCTCTTTCACAGTCCTGGTTCCCGCGCGATTAGCGTCAACACGGCTACCCAACAAACCCTTGGCAGACATTCAAGGCTTGCCCATGGTGGTCAGGGTTGCGCAGCGTGCTGCATTGTCCAACGCATCGCAAGTGGTGGTTGCAGCAGACAGTCCAGACATTGTTTCTGCTTGCGAAGCTCATGGCATTAAAGCTTTGCTCACCCGCATTGATCATCCCAGTGGCAGCGATCGGTTGGCAGAAGCCAGCACCTTGCTCGGATTGACAGACGACGATGTGGTGGTCAATGTGCAAGGCGATGAACCCCTGATCGACCCAGATTTGATCGACCAAGTTGCCTCTTTGCTGGCTCAACGCCCCTCGGCCAGCATGAGCACCGCAGCCCATGCCATCCACCAACTTGCAGAATTTACCAACCCCAACGTGGTGAAAGTGGTTCTGGATCAGGCGCAACTGGCCTTGTATTTCAGCCGTGCGCCCATTCCTTGGTGGCGCGATGGCAACACCCAAGGCATTCAACAACTGCCGTCCCCCGCGCCACTCAGGCACATTGGCATTTATGGCTACCGAGTGGGTTTTTTAAAAGCCTTCCCCCAGTTGCCCCCTGCTCCCATTGAAAGCTGCGAAGCACTGGAACAGTTGCGCGCCATGTGGCATGGCCACAAAATTGCAGTCCACGTCACAGAAAAAGCCCCAGGCCCAGGCGTTGATACACCCGAAGACCTGGCACGCGTTCGTGAACTTTTCAAGGCCTGA
- a CDS encoding ExbD/TolR family protein — protein sequence MKFKTTAPAEPDINLIPFIDVLLVILIFLMLTTTWSKFNEMNLSLPSANSQQSSGTPQTWVVSVNAQGMYAVNGAKLEGKTPQDIGTALSSMNKSDATLLIKADASASHQAVVNVLEAARMQGISKISFATQNASGNNLTKP from the coding sequence TTGAAATTCAAAACCACCGCACCAGCCGAACCCGACATCAATTTGATCCCGTTCATTGATGTCTTGCTGGTCATCCTCATTTTTCTGATGCTCACCACCACGTGGTCCAAGTTCAATGAAATGAACTTGAGCTTGCCATCAGCCAATTCGCAACAGTCTTCAGGCACACCCCAAACTTGGGTGGTGTCAGTCAATGCGCAAGGCATGTACGCTGTCAATGGTGCAAAACTCGAAGGCAAAACACCGCAAGACATTGGCACGGCACTCAGCAGCATGAACAAATCAGACGCCACCTTGTTGATCAAAGCCGATGCATCCGCTTCTCATCAAGCCGTGGTCAATGTCCTTGAAGCAGCGCGCATGCAAGGCATTTCCAAAATTTCGTTTGCCACGCAAAATGCGTCTGGCAACAACTTGACCAAGCCATAA
- the rpiA gene encoding ribose-5-phosphate isomerase RpiA codes for MTQDELKALVGQAALQYVVPGEIVGVGTGSTVNKFIDALASMKDQIKGAVSSSEASTVRLKALGIPVFDSNDVAELAVYIDGADEINGQGHMVKGGGAALTREKIVAAQSKMFVCIADESKLVDHLGTFPLPVEVIPMSSARIMAQFAKMGGQAQVRLKDGQPLVTDNGQHIIDVKGLTISDPVAFEAEVSQWPGVVTVGVFAYQKAQVCLLGTSSGVKTLKF; via the coding sequence ATGACGCAAGACGAATTGAAAGCATTGGTAGGCCAAGCCGCATTGCAATACGTGGTCCCTGGTGAAATTGTGGGTGTGGGAACCGGCTCAACCGTGAACAAATTTATTGACGCATTGGCCTCCATGAAGGACCAAATTAAAGGCGCTGTGTCGAGTTCTGAGGCTTCTACGGTTCGCCTCAAAGCGCTGGGCATTCCCGTGTTTGACAGCAACGATGTGGCCGAGTTGGCGGTGTACATCGACGGTGCGGATGAAATCAATGGTCAAGGCCACATGGTCAAAGGCGGCGGCGCTGCGCTGACACGTGAAAAAATTGTGGCCGCGCAATCGAAGATGTTTGTGTGCATTGCCGACGAATCCAAATTGGTCGATCACTTGGGCACATTTCCATTGCCTGTTGAAGTAATCCCCATGTCCAGCGCCCGCATCATGGCGCAATTTGCCAAGATGGGCGGCCAAGCACAAGTTCGATTGAAAGATGGCCAGCCACTGGTGACAGACAACGGACAGCACATCATTGATGTGAAGGGTTTGACCATTTCAGACCCCGTGGCCTTTGAAGCTGAAGTCAGTCAGTGGCCAGGTGTTGTCACTGTCGGCGTGTTTGCCTATCAGAAGGCCCAGGTTTGTTTGCTGGGCACTTCTTCAGGCGTTAAAACACTCAAGTTTTAA
- the xseA gene encoding exodeoxyribonuclease VII large subunit, which yields MRVDSEPRVWSVGALCLAIADTLNARFNPVAVKGEISGFARAASGHCYFNLKDNSGQIRCAMFKRAASALGFVPRDGELVEVRGKLGVYEARGDLQLIVDSMQRAGQGDLFAQFLKLKATLEAEGLFEPSRKQDIPAQPRAIGLITSLGAAALHDVASALQRRVPHIPVILAPASVQGANAPLELLRSLQQLVGWQGPTTNASPQGLAVDVILMVRGGGAMEDLWAFNDESLVRAIASCPIPIVSGVGHETDFTLADFAADLRAPTPTAAAEMVATERAQLLGELDAFQEELASALNLTVDRMNQRLDWIAGRLGRPSSRLSDQTRRLSRISQAMMFGLKGQVQRNQQKLQRLAESMPRARQQNLNDAHRQLQNFETRLGLLDPHLVLDRGYAWLTDEAGQALTKVGSFQTDQRVTATLADGEVLLQVKSQS from the coding sequence ATGCGCGTAGATTCTGAGCCACGTGTTTGGTCGGTTGGTGCTTTGTGCCTTGCAATTGCAGACACTTTGAATGCGCGCTTCAATCCTGTTGCGGTCAAGGGCGAAATTTCTGGCTTTGCGCGCGCAGCCAGTGGCCATTGTTATTTCAATCTCAAAGACAACAGCGGGCAAATACGCTGTGCCATGTTCAAAAGGGCCGCCAGTGCTTTGGGCTTTGTACCGCGCGATGGCGAGTTGGTTGAAGTTCGCGGCAAATTGGGCGTTTACGAAGCCAGAGGCGACTTGCAGTTGATTGTCGACAGCATGCAGCGGGCTGGGCAAGGCGATTTGTTCGCCCAGTTTCTCAAGCTCAAAGCCACGCTTGAGGCAGAAGGCTTGTTTGAACCATCTCGCAAGCAAGACATCCCCGCGCAACCTCGTGCCATCGGCTTGATCACATCTTTGGGGGCTGCGGCATTGCACGATGTGGCCTCAGCCTTGCAAAGGCGTGTCCCGCACATTCCTGTCATTTTGGCGCCGGCCTCAGTTCAAGGTGCCAACGCCCCCTTGGAGTTGCTGCGCAGTCTTCAGCAGTTGGTCGGCTGGCAAGGTCCGACAACAAACGCATCACCCCAAGGGCTGGCCGTGGATGTCATCTTGATGGTACGCGGTGGTGGTGCCATGGAGGATTTATGGGCCTTCAACGACGAGTCTTTGGTCCGAGCGATTGCCTCGTGCCCGATTCCCATTGTGTCGGGTGTCGGTCATGAAACTGATTTCACGCTCGCAGACTTCGCCGCTGATTTACGCGCGCCAACGCCCACAGCAGCTGCTGAAATGGTGGCCACTGAAAGAGCCCAGTTGTTGGGGGAACTGGATGCATTCCAAGAAGAACTCGCGTCTGCACTGAACCTCACTGTCGACAGAATGAATCAACGACTCGATTGGATAGCAGGGCGTCTAGGTCGACCTTCTTCGCGCTTGAGTGACCAAACCCGCCGTTTGTCGAGAATTTCTCAGGCCATGATGTTTGGCCTGAAAGGCCAGGTTCAACGCAATCAGCAAAAATTGCAGCGACTGGCGGAGTCCATGCCCCGAGCGCGTCAACAAAACCTGAACGATGCGCATCGACAGCTTCAAAATTTCGAAACGCGCCTTGGGTTGCTAGACCCCCACTTGGTTTTGGACAGAGGCTATGCGTGGCTGACGGATGAGGCGGGACAGGCCTTGACCAAGGTGGGCAGTTTTCAAACTGACCAGCGTGTGACGGCCACCTTGGCTGATGGCGAGGTGCTACTGCAGGTTAAATCCCAAAGCTAG
- a CDS encoding quinone-dependent dihydroorotate dehydrogenase, whose amino-acid sequence MSLNLYALARPILFNLDPEAAHDLTLQQLARTQNTFLDRAYRQPWIADPVQLAGLTFPNRVGMAAGLDKNARCIDGLGAMGFGFVEVGTVTPLPQPGNDKPRMFRLPEAKALINRLGFNNEGLDAFVSNVKKSRFRSQGRLLGLNIGKNAATPIERATDDYLIGLSGVYEHADYVTVNISSPNTKNLRSLQTDEALDQLLSALNERKQALAEKHQKRVPVFLKIAPDLDDEQVAVIANSLRKHQIDGVIATNTTLSRDAVKGMPHGDEMGGLSGAPVLAGSNRVIRLLRQHLGSQFPIIGVGGILSAYDAVSKIEAGADVVQIYTGLIYKGPTLVHEVAKALQQLSKS is encoded by the coding sequence ATGTCCCTGAACCTTTATGCCCTCGCCCGCCCAATTTTATTCAACCTCGACCCCGAGGCTGCGCACGACCTCACCTTGCAACAGTTGGCCCGCACCCAAAACACTTTTCTAGACCGTGCCTACCGCCAGCCATGGATTGCCGACCCTGTCCAACTGGCGGGTCTCACATTTCCCAACCGCGTAGGCATGGCTGCAGGTCTAGACAAAAATGCCCGGTGCATCGATGGTCTGGGTGCCATGGGTTTTGGCTTTGTCGAAGTCGGCACGGTCACCCCACTCCCCCAGCCAGGCAACGACAAGCCGCGCATGTTCCGACTGCCCGAAGCCAAAGCCCTCATCAACCGGCTTGGCTTCAACAATGAAGGTCTGGACGCGTTTGTGAGTAACGTCAAAAAGTCCAGGTTCAGAAGCCAAGGTCGCCTGCTGGGCTTGAATATTGGCAAAAACGCCGCCACGCCCATTGAACGCGCCACCGACGATTACCTCATTGGCCTCAGCGGCGTCTACGAACACGCCGACTATGTCACGGTCAACATCTCCAGTCCCAATACCAAAAACTTGCGCTCATTGCAAACCGACGAGGCTTTGGACCAACTCTTGTCGGCGCTCAATGAACGCAAACAAGCCTTGGCCGAGAAGCATCAAAAACGCGTTCCCGTGTTCCTCAAAATCGCACCCGATTTAGACGACGAACAAGTGGCCGTTATCGCCAACAGTTTGCGCAAACATCAAATTGACGGCGTCATTGCCACCAACACCACCTTGTCGCGCGATGCCGTCAAGGGCATGCCGCACGGCGATGAAATGGGCGGCCTGTCGGGCGCCCCTGTGTTGGCAGGCAGCAACCGTGTCATTCGATTGTTAAGGCAACACTTAGGCTCACAATTTCCCATCATTGGCGTGGGCGGCATTCTCAGCGCTTACGACGCCGTCAGTAAAATTGAAGCCGGTGCCGATGTGGTGCAAATCTACACGGGTCTCATCTACAAAGGCCCTACATTGGTCCATGAAGTGGCCAAGGCCTTGCAGCAATTGAGCAAGTCTTAA